Proteins encoded in a region of the Gallus gallus isolate bGalGal1 chromosome 35, bGalGal1.mat.broiler.GRCg7b, whole genome shotgun sequence genome:
- the LOC112531056 gene encoding mucin-4 isoform X5, translating to MPRLKQRRPQPLRYGSPGASPAPRRPPKEPSSSPSSSSSSSSGTPPAMPSEPDPPYRRRPTPQTPPNSGGCPLDIPLLLEELRVLQQRQLRQMQLTEDICRQVLLLGALSTPKSRAPPTPPPPPHKKPHFITGKPFFPLFPPKNQPHAAAFFLATPYRGVGVTPVVSAHPPNLGGGDAGGTRHECGFCGKGFGSESARQIHLRSHTGERPYGCSVCGNRFTTRGNLKVHYHRHRQKVPRLAVSPQPTNRGQLASSNTQLASSNNQLASSSMEPLLNTQLASSNNQLASSNTQLASSNNQLASSSMEPLLNTQLASNNNQLASSSMEPLLNTQLASSNTQLASSNNQLASNSMEPLVNTQLASSNNQLASSNTQLASSNNQLASNSMEPLVNTQLASSNNQLASSSMEPLLNTHVASSNTQLASNNNQLASSSMEPLLNTQLASSNTQLASSNTQLASSNNQLASNSMEPLLNIQLASSNTQLASNNNQLASSSMEPLINTQLASSNTQLASSNNQLASNSMEPLVNTQLASSNNQLASSNNQSASNSVQQLVNTQLASSDTQLASNNNQLASNSMEPLVNTQLASSNNHLASSNAQLASSNNQLASNSMEPLVNTQLASSNNHLASSNTQLVSNSMQPLINTQLASSNSHLASSSNQLASNNNQLASKGVQPLANTQLASSNTHLASNNIKLSSSNTQLAAGNVQPLVNIQLASSNTQLASNSVQLLVNTQLASSNNQLASKNIQSASSNTQPLSSTQPTSSNTQAMAKNTQLASNNTQLMANNTQSTSNNNQLMANTQSTSNNTHLMANNNQLTSSNTQLASNNTQLMANNTQSTSNNTQLMANNTQSTSNNNQLMANTQSTSNNTQLMANNTQLTSSNTQLASNNTQLMANNTQSTSSNTQLMANNTQLISNNTQLMANNTQSTSNNNQLMANNTQSTSSNTQLIANNNPLTSSNTQLASNNTQLTSSNTQLTSNNTQLMANNTQSTSNNTQLMANNTQSTSNNNQLMANNTQSTSNNNQLLANTRMNNNTQARSANTQLNSNNTPVTSSNTQPISDTQPVPTNTLPSTNTLPSTNTLPSTNTQPPPSNTQPTGNTQSVPEAQPMSANTQLISNTQLISNTQPKSLNSQLMSADTQPTPDTQLMADDTQSISDNTQPTSSNTQLLANNTQSVSNTQLTADNTPPISNNAPPISSTQLMATNTQPNSSNTQLISNTPLMANNIQLMANNTQQISSTQLISSNTQMISNTSPPISNTQLMANNTQPSSNTQLTTTNTQLTFNTTPPISNTQLMATNTQLTSNTTPRISNTQPMATNNQLTSNTTPPLSNTQLTANNTQLMATNTQLTATNTQLTSNTTPPISNTQLTATNTQLMATNTQLTSSTTPPISNTQLTATNTQLMATNTQLTATNTPPISNTQLTANNTQLMANNTQLTATNTQLTATNTQLTSSNTQLTSNTQLMATNTQLTTTNTQLMATNTQLMATNTQLTSNTTPPISNTQLMATNTQLTATNTQLTSSNTQLTSNTQLMATNTQLTTTNTQLMATNTQLMATNTQLTSNTTPPISNTQLMATNTQLTATNTQLTSSNTQLTSNTQLMATNTQLTTTNTQLMATNTQLMATNTQLTSNTTPPISNTQLMATNTQLTATNTQLTSSNTQLTSNTQLMATNTQLTATNTQLTSNTTPPISNTQLLTTTIQPLPTNTVLLLKTTDVQPRLGDENTPPSQTPKPRTTGWAFLGAPPHFWVPPISETTKLPQLVAKYPQPTGGGTRTQCPVCRRVLSCPRGSRSYFGGHIPFRCRVCGRGFSSRGHLRAHFGGHRGVPPNSCSVGDGVGSQQRVRGYLGRGPLPHGEGEERNEEEEEEDGEEEAGEADPQIGGGPPKEEEEEEGRKAERRGRAGSPPRNTGRGTEDTEPPPKKQGKGEK from the exons ATGCCGCGGTTGAagcagcgccggccgcagccgcTCCGATACG GCTCCCCCGGTGCCTCCCCAgccccccgccgccctcccaaggagccttcctcctccccctcctcctcctcctcctcctcctcggggACCCCTCCAGCCATGCCATCAGAACCGGACCCCCCATACCGCCGTCGCCCCACACCTCAAACCCCCCCAAATTCGGGGGGCTGCCCCCTGGACATCCCACTGTTGCTGGAAGAGCTGCGGGTGTTGCAACAGCGTCAGCTCCGCCAGATGCAGCTGACCGAGGACATCTGTCGCCAGGTCCTCCTCctgggggctctgagcaccccaAAATCCCGCGCCCCCCCGaccccgcctccccccccccacaaaaaGCCCCATTTCATCACGGGGAAaccttttttccctcttttcccccccaaaaaccaACCTCACGCCGCCGCCTTCTTCTTAGCAACTCCCTACCGCGGGGTCGGGGTGACGCCGGTGGTCTCGGCCCACCCCCCAAATTTAGGTGGGGGGGACGCGGGGGGGACACGTCACGAGTGTGGGTTTTGTGGGAAGGGGTTCGGGAGTGAGAGCGCCCGGCAGATCCACCTGAGGTCCCACACAGGAGAACGGCCCTACGGCTGTAGTGTCTGCGGCAACCGGTTCACCACGCGTGGCAACCTGAAGGTTCACTACCACCGGCACCGACAGAAGGTCCCCCGCCTGGCCGTGAGCCCACAGCCCACCAACAGGGGCCAGTTGGCCTCCAGCAACACCCAGTTGGCCTCCAGCAACAACCAGCTGGCTTCCAGCAGCATGGAACCACTTCTCAACACCCAGTTGGCCTCCAGCAACAACCAGTTGGCCTCCAGCAACACCCAGTTGGCCTCCAGCAACAACCAGCTGGCTTCCAGCAGCATGGAACCACTTCTCAACACCCAG TTGGCCTCCAACAACAACCAGTTGGCTTCCAGCAGCATGGAACCACTTCTCAACACCCAGTTGGCCTCCAGCAACACCCAGTTGGCCTCCAGCAACAACCAGTTGGCTTCCAACAGCATGGAACCACTTGTCAACACCCAGTTGGCCTCCAGCAACAACCAGTTGGCCTCCAGCAACACCCAGTTGGCCTCCAGCAACAACCAGTTGGCTTCCAACAGCATGGAACCACTTGTCAACACCCAGTTGGCCTCCAGCAACAACCAGCTGGCTTCCAGCAGCATGGAACCACTTCTCAACACCCACGTGGCCTCCAGCAACACCCAGTTGGCCTCCAACAACAACCAGCTGGCTTCCAGCAGCATGGAACCACTTCTCAACACCCAGTTGGCCTCCAGCAACACCCAGTTGGCCTCCAGCAACACCCAGTTGGCCTCCAGCAACAACCAGTTGGCCTCCAACAGCATGGAACCACTTCTCAACATCCAGTTGGCCTCCAGCAACACCCAGTTGGCCTCCAACAACAACCAGTTGGCTTCCAGCAGCATGGAACCACTTATCAACACCCAGCTGGCCTCCAGCAACACCCAGTTGGCCTCCAGCAACAACCAGTTGGCTTCCAACAGCATGGAACCACTTGTCAACACCCAGTTGGCCTCCAGCAACAACCAGTTGGCCTCCAGCAACAACCAGTCGGCCTCCAACAGCGTGCAACAACTTGTCAACACCCAGCTGGCCTCCAGCGACACACAGTTGGCATCCAACAACAACCAGCTGGCTTCCAACAGCATGGAACCACTTGTCAACACCCAGTTGGCCTCCAGCAACAACCATTTGGCCTCCAGCAACGCCCAGTTGGCCTCCAGTAACAACCAGTTGGCTTCCAACAGCATGGAACCGCTTGTCAACACCCAGCTGGCCTCCAGCAACAACCATTTGGCCTCCAGCAACACCCAGTTGGTCTCCAACAGTATGCAACCACTCATCAACACCCAACTGGCCTCCAGCAACAGTCACTTGGCCTCTAGCAGCAATCAGTTGGCCTCCAACAACAACCAGCTGGCTTCCAAGGGCGTGCAACCTCTTGCCAACACCCAGTTGGCTTCCAGCAACACCCACCTGGCCTCCAACAACATCAAATTGTCCTCCAGCAACACCCAGTTGGCCGCCGGCAACGTGCAACCACTTGTCAACATCCAGCTGGCCTCCAGCAACACGCAACTGGCCTCCAACAGCGTGCAACTGCTTGTCAACACCCAACTGGCCTCCAGCAACAACCAGCTGGCCTCTAAAAACATTCAGTCGGCTTCCAGCAACACCCAACCACTCAGCAGCACTCAACCGACCTCCAGCAACACCCAAGCGATGGCTAAAAACACCCAGCTGGCCTCCAACAACACCCAACTGATGGCAAACAACACCCAATCGACCTCCAACAACAACCAGCTAATGGCCAACACCCAGTCGACCTCCAACAACACCCATCTGATGGCAAACAACAACCAACTGACATCCAGCAACACCCAGCTGGCCTCCAACAACACCCAACTGATGGCCAACAACACCCAATCGACCTCCAACAACACCCAACTGATGGCCAACAACACCCAATCGACCTCCAACAACAACCAGCTGATGGCCAACACCCAGTCGACCTCCAACAACACCCAACTGATGGCAAACAACACCCAACTGACATCCAGCAACACCCAGCTGGCCTCCAACAACACCCAACTGATGGCCAACAACACCCAATCGACCTCCAGCAACACCCAACTGATGGCAAACAACACCCAATTGATCTCCAACAACACCCAACTGATGGCCAACAACACCCAATCGACCTCCAACAACAACCAGCTGATGGCCAACAACACCCAATCGACCTCCAGCAACACCCAACTGATAGCAAACAACAACCCACTGACATCCAGCAACACCCAGCTGGCCTCCAACAACACCCAACTGACATCCAGCAACACCCAGCTGACCTCCAACAACACCCAACTGATGGCCAACAACACCCAATCGACCTCCAACAACACCCAACTGATGGCCAACAACACCCAATCGACCTCCAACAACAACCAGCTGATGGCCAACAACACCCAATCGACCTCCAACAACAACCAGCTGCTGGCCAACACCCGAATGAACAACAACACCCAAGCACGGTCCGCCAACACTCAACTCAACTCCAACAACACCCCAGTGACGTCCAGCAACACCCAACCAATCTCTGACACCCAACCCGTCCCCACCAACACCCTCCCCTCTACCAACACCCTCCCCTCTACCAACACCCTCCCCTCTACCAACACCCAACCGCCTCCCAGCAACACCCAACCAACGGGCAACACCCAGTCGGTGCCTGAAGCTCAGCCAATGTCTGCCAACACCCAACTGATCTCCAACACCCAACTGATCTCCAACACCCAACCGAAGTCCCTGAACAGCCAACTGATGTCTGCTGACACCCAACCAACGCCCGACACCCAGCTGATGGCGGATGACACCCAGTCTATCTCCGACAACACCCAGCCAACCTCCAGCAACACCCAACTGTTGGCTAACAACACCCAATCAGTCTCCAACACCCAACTGACAGCCGACAACACCCCACCCATCTCCAACAACGCCCCGCCCATCTCCAGCACCCAACTGATGGCCACCAACACCCAACCAAATTCCAGCAACACCCAGCTGATCTCCAACACCCCACTGATGGCCAACAACATCCAACTGATGGCCAACAACACCCAACAGATCTCCAGCACCCAACTGATCTCCAGCAACACCCAAATGATCTCCAACACCAGCCCACCCATCTCTAACACCCAACTGATGGCCAACAACACCCAACCCTCCTCCAACACCCAACTGACGACCACCAACACCCAGCTGACCTTCAACACCACCCCACCCATCTCCAACACCCAACTGATGGCCACCAACACCCAACTGACCTCCAACACCACCCCACGCATCTCCAACACCCAACCGATGGCCACCAACAACCAACTGACCTCCAACACCACCCCACCCCTCTCCAACACCCAACTGACGGCCAACAACACCCAACTGATGGCCACCAACACCCAACTGACGGCCACCAACACCCAACTGACCTCCAACACCACCCCCCCCATCTCCAACACCCAACTGACGGCCACCAACACCCAACTGATGGCCACCAACACCCAGCTGACCTCCAGCACCACCCCCCCCATCTCCAACACCCAACTGACGGCCACCAACACCCAACTGATGGCCACCAACACCCAACTGACGGCCACCAACACCCCACCCATCTCCAACACCCAACTGACGGCCAACAACACCCAACTGATGGCCAACAACACCCAACTGACAGCCACCAACACCCAACTGACAGCCACCAACACCCAACTGACCTCCAGCAACACTCAACTGACCTCCAACACCCAACTGATGGCCACCAACACCCAACTGACGACCACCAACACCCAACTGATGGCCACCAACACCCAACTGATGGCCACCAACACCCAACTGACCTCCAACACCACCCCACCCATCTCCAACACCCAACTGATGGCCACCAACACCCAACTGACAGCCACCAACACCCAACTGACCTCCAGCAACACTCAACTGACCTCCAACACCCAACTGATGGCCACCAACACCCAACTGACGACCACCAACACCCAACTGATGGCCACCAACACCCAACTGATGGCCACCAACACCCAACTGACCTCCAACACCACCCCACCCATCTCCAACACCCAACTGATGGCCACCAACACCCAACTGACAGCCACCAACACCCAACTGACCTCCAGCAACACTCAACTGACCTCCAACACCCAACTGATGGCCACCAACACCCAACTGACGACCACCAACACCCAACTGATGGCCACCAACACCCAACTGATGGCCACCAACACCCAACTGACCTCCAACACCACCCCACCCATCTCCAACACCCAACTGATGGCCACCAACACCCAACTGACGGCCACCAACACCCAACTGACCTCCAGCAACACTCAACTGACCTCCAACACCCAACTGATGGCCACCAACACCCAACTGACGGCCACCAACACCCAACTGACCTCCAACACCACTCCCCCCATCTCCAACACCCAACTGCTGACCACCACCATACAACCTCTCCCCACCAACACCGTCCTCCTACTGAAGACAACCGACGTCCAACCGAGGCTGGGTGACGAAAACACCCCTCCATCCCAAACCCCCAAACCCAGAACCACCGGTTGGGCATTTTTGGGTGCTCCCCCCCATTTTTGGGTCCCCCCCATTTCGGAAACCACCAAACTCCCCCAATTGGTGGCAAAATACCCCCAACCAACAGGCGGAGGGACCCGAACCCAATGCCCGGTGTGCCGCCGGGTGTTGAGCTGCCCACGGGGGTCACGGTCGTATTTTGGGGGTCACATCCCCTTCCGGTGTAGGGTCTGTGGGAGGGGGTTCTCCAGTCGGGGTCACCTGAGGGCTCATTTTGGGGGTCACCGCGGGGTACCCCCGAATTCCTGTAGCGTTGGCGATGGCGTGGGGTCGCAACAACGCGTCCGGGGGTATTTGGGGAGGGGGCCGCTGCCCCACGGAGAGGGGGAAGAGAGgaacgaggaggaggaggaggaggatggagaggaagaAGCGGGCGAAGCGGACCCCCAAATTGGGGGGGGACCCCcgaaggaggaagaggaggaggaggggaggaaggcgGAGAGGAGGGGACGCGCGGGGAG TCCCCCCAGGAACACAGGGAGGGGCACAGAGGACACGgagcccccccccaaaaaacaggggaagggggagaaatAA